The Desulfosoma sp. DNA window GGGATTCACAAGATAAAAGCCCTGATGCATTTTGGGAGAGGAAAAGATCAGGTTTTTTCCGTCCAAAAGGATATTCAAGGCGGTCTGTCGAAAGAAAGCCGTAGGCGGTACGAGAATGCAGGAAGCCTTTTGATAGACCGTCCATCGGCGCAGTCTTTCGGCGATCTTGCCTGAACTGGAGTCCAAAAAGGTGTTGAAAATCGACGTTTCCGTCTCGGACTGCAAACGTGCTCGAAGAGCGTTCTTCAAAGCCGAGATCTCTTGATCGTCCACGGGCATTCAGTCTCCTTTCGGCAAAACTTGCGCTTTTTTCGAGGATTATCTATAGAGGAAACAACCTTCTTGAGACAACTTACGAGAAAAGGAGCATCCCCTATGGCATGGAAAGATTATCGCCCTGAAAACGTCAAGAAACGATTCCCTCACTCCATCGTGCCTCTAGTGAACGGCAAGGCATTGCTTCGAGCCGCCAAAAAACACAAGGGCATGATCATGGCCACCAACATTCGCTGTCGTCTGCCGGTGGAAGGCATCATTCGGGCTTCCATGGCGACTCAGGCACCGGTCATGTACGAAATCGCCAAATCGGAACTGACCTACACCGAATTCACTCCCGCTTCCTTTGTGGACTTCATCGTCAAGGAAAATGAAAGACTGGGCAATACCCAGGTACCCTTTGCCGTTCACGGGGACCATATCACCGTGAAGAAAATGGAAGACAAGGATTCCGTTCGCGACCTTATCGCCGCCGAGATGGAAGCGGGTTACACGTCTTTTGCCATTGATGCTTCCCATATGGAAAACGAAAAGAACCTGGAGGCCACCACTGAATTGGCTCGGCCAATCATCGAGGCGGGCTTGAGTCTGGAAGTGGAATTGGGAGAAATCGGCGCCAAAAGCGGCAGTGCCGAAGGATTTACACGTCCCGATGAGGCCGAGTGGTTCATCAGCAATTTGGTGAAAAACGGAGTCCATCCGGATCTTTTGGCCATCAATAACGGTTCTATTCACGGCACCTATTTCGGAACGGCTCAGGAAGGCATTCAGCTGGATCTTACCCTGGAGATCTGGAACGCCATTCAACCCTGGGACGTGGATATCGCTCAACATGGCATCACAGGCACATCGCTGGAAAAGATCACTTCCTTTATCAACTACGGTATCCGTAAAGGCAATGTGGGAACACTCTGGCAAAACGTATCCTTTGGTTTTGCCATGAATCAGAACGGGAACGCCATCACCACGCCGGAAAAAGGCTACGTGAAACGCCCGTATCGGGGCATTCCTGATGAGCTTTGGCAGGAAATGTGGGCTTGGGCTGTGGAGACGGGAAATGTCGGCGGAAACATCAAGAACGCCAACAAGGTGTTCGCGGCCAAGCTCAACGCCATTCCTGCCGAGTACAAGGAACGCATCACAGCGCATGCCTACGAAGAAGCCGTACGCCTTTTCGAAGCCACCCATTCCATAGGGTTGGCCGACGCCGTGTGGAAAGAACTGGCATGAGTACGTAAAGTCGTGAAGTCGTGAAATCGCGGTACCTTTTCCCCCACTCACAAATCACAATTTACGACTTCACGATTTACCAATCACCATTGACGATTTACGGTTCACGATTTCACGAGATCGTCAAAGTGGTAGCCGAAAAGTTCGATGTCCTTTTGGAAGTGTCGAGCGACTAGCTCGGCTGTTTCGTCCGTGTAATAAGCCCTGTAATCTCGTCGGTCTGCAGCTCTTCGTTTATGAGGTAGACGAGGGGTTTGAATGCCGATTCTTTGACAGGCTTCATGAAAATCTTGCTCGAAGCGTTCGTAGCGTCCCACAAAATCCACGATAAGACTTCCGTCCAGATCCACGAGATAATCCGACTGACGTTCAATGGACACGTCAAAATGGAAAACATAAGGCCGATCCGGGTCCAATTTGTACTTAAGAAAGTCCTCGAAAGTGCTGAATCCTTGCATCAAGTGGGGGCGTTCCCGTCGAATATGGTGAAAGGAGCTGACCTGCAAGTCCCAAGGATTTCGAACGAAGGCGAACTTAAAAAGGCTGTCGAAAAATTCACGGGGAAGCATTTCCTTGGCGGCGATGGCCTTGGCGTGTCGTGGCAGTTTGCAGGCCAATCGATGCCCGAACAGAGCGCTTAACCGGCTGCAAAGGGAAAGGGGAATTCGGTAAGGGTCCCGCCATTTATAGCCCCGCAAGGCCACGCGAATGCTGGTACCTCCCGTTTTGGGAATGTGCACGAAGAGAAACTTGTATTTCGGCGAAAGCAACAAGGGTGAACTTCTCCTTTTTTTATCGCTGAGAAATTATCGGTCATTCCCCAAAAGAACTTTCAAGTACATGCGGGCGCTGTTTTCCACTGTATAAGGCGCTACGGCCCGCCGCAGACGCTCTTTATCAGGTGGGTGGTCCAACATGTCAAGAATGGCCGCAGCCATGGCATCGGGATTTCCCATGGGAACCAAGGGGGCTATGGTTCCGCCCTGAAGGATTTCTCGTGGGCCGCTGGGGCAATCGGTCGCCACCACCGGTGCGCCCAAAGCCATGGCTTCCGTCAGAGCATTGGGAGACCCTTCCCATAGGGACGAGAGCACAAAGACGGACGCCTTTCTGAGATATGGATAGGGATTCGTCACAAACCCCGCCAGGAAAACATCTTGGGCGATACCAAGTTCGTGCGCCAATGTTTCAAGTTTTCGCCGATGGGATCCTTCTCCAAGCAGGATGAGCCGGCACGGTCTGGAAGATCGAACCCTTTGAAAGGCTCGCAGTAATGTGGGGAAATCTTTTTGAGTGGTCAGCCTGCCCATACCGACCAATACCGGAGTCGAGGGGTCGTCGAACCAGGAATGACTGAGCGGTTCGTTTGCTTGAAGGCCAAGGCGTGGTGTGATCACCGGGTTAGGAATAACGACAAGGGAATTTAGAGGACGCCCCAAAATGTTCAAAAGGTCTTGCGCCACACCTTGGGAAACGGCCACCACAGCATCCGCTTTGGGATAAAGGAGCCGGATGGGGAAAGCCCAGGCCGCTTTGTGAAGCCGCGATTTATGTTCGATGGCAGCGGAAATGGTTGTTCCGAGACGCAAAACGATTCGAGTGGACGTTTTGGCAAGGGCTCGAGCCATTACGGCGACTTGGTTGGCTCGGTCCTTGGCGGCAAGAAGCGCGATCGGACGGGTTTTTCTTAAGTAAAGAGCCAGTTGTGGAAGGCTTTGAAATGTATGACGCACGCCCAAGGATCGCAGCGGAACCGTTAGGTGTTTATTTTGAAGAAACAAGCTTCGCTTTTTGACGGCCACAATTTCAACCGAGCCATAGAGGTGCTGGAGTCCTTCCGCAAGATGCAGCATCATGCGTTCCACACCGCCTTGACCGGAAAAGTTTAGAAAAAGTGTCACGGGCCTTCGAGAAACCAAGGTGTCTTCCTTCATGAGTCAGTCCGAGGAACGTCTTCGTTCCCCAAGACTTGCAAGTAAGCGTTTGTGGCTTCTGAAACACGGTAGCGAGACACGGCGGCCTTGAGAGCTTCGCTGTCAGGGGGATGGTCCATCAGGAAGGTGATGGCTTCGGCCAGCTTTTCCCAGGATTTCACAGGAACCAAGGGGCCGAGCCTTCCCTGATCCAGAATTTCTCGAGGACCGCTGGGACAGTCTGTAGAAGCTACGGGAATTCCTAAAGCCATGGCTTCCATGAGCACGACGGGAAGACCTTCACAAGTGGAAGAAAGGACAAAAACACGGGATCTGGCCATGTAAGCGTAAGGATTCTTCACAAATCCAGGAAAAGCGACGCGATCGGCAACGCCCAGAGCTTTCGCTAATTTTTCCAGAGGTTCCCGCTTTTTGCCTTTACCCAGAATCACCAAGCGATAAGGGTTCTGAGCGGGCAGCGCGGCGAAGGCTCGAATGAGGGTCGCAAAGTCTTTTCGTTCGCAAAGCTCCCCAGCTCCCAGAATGACCGAATAGGCCTCTGAAGCAAACCACGGATGATGCACAGGTTCTCTTCCCAGGGTTTCAAGATCTTTCGTGACCACGGGAGAAGGCAGAACGCGAACCAGTCCGGGGGGCAAGGACGCGATCGAACACAAATCTTTCGCAGCCCCTTGAGAAGGCACCACCACCGCATGAGCCTTGCCGTACAAATGCCGAATGCTCCAGTATTGCAAAAAACGATGACCGAAGCCGCGTCCTTCGAGATTCTTGGAGACCGTGGTTCCTATGCGCACCACCAGGCGCCCTTTGAATCCGGCCATGGACGCAGCAAGCAGGGCTGTTCGGTTCACTCGATCCTTATCGCACAAGAGCGCGTCCGGACGTTCGGTCCGCAAGTAATGCGCCAACCTCAAAAGACTCGATTGCACATGTCGGGTTCCCAAAGGAACAAGTCGAACGTTTTCGGGCACCTTCTCCAGAAAAGGCCCATGCCCCTGGACCTGAAGAAGATCCACGGCGATGGGTCTTGTGCCCAGCTCAACGATAAAGTTTTTCATGATTCGGTCCACACCGCTGTGACCCGATGTGGCTAGGAAAAGGGCAAGCCGCCATGGGGCATGAGTGATCTTCACGGGTTGGGCTCCTGGTATCGAGGTGAGCGGCTAGGTGCATCAGGCATTCGGTTTGTTTCCGTGGAAAGGAATCCGAAGGCTCTGAGATGTTCACGAGTGCTGGCAGTGAGCGTGTAGTTGGTGACGGCTTCTTTGAGAAAGGAAGGGTCAGGACGCTTTTCCAGAATCTCCAGCATAGCTCGAGCCATGGCCTGAGGATCTCGGACCGGCACGAGGCGGCCGTAGCGACCGTCCTGCAAAATTTCTCGTGGACCACTCGGGCAATCCGTGGAGACTACAGGTGTTCCCATGGCCAAAGCTTCCGTCAGCACATTGGGGGAACCTTCCCACAAGGATGACAAAACAAAAAGGTCGGCATGGGCGAGATAGCCATAAGGATTTTCCACAAAGCCGGGAAAATCCGTCCACGAAGCAATGTTCAGGGATCGGCTTAGAGCTTCAAGCTTTTTTTTGAGGTGGCCCTGACCCAGAATGATAAGCCGAGCTGGCTTTGTGTGGACCATGATGGCAAAGGCTTGGAGAAGTGTGGGAAAATCCTTGGCTTTACGAAGACCTCCCATACCGACCACGATGGGAACTTGGCGTGGGGACACGTAAAAAGGATGAAGCGGGACTGAGGGAGGGGTCGAAAGCATTTCCGGAGTGACCACAGGATTGGGCACCACATGAATCTTTTCAATAGGAACCCTGAAAAGGCGCATCACATCCTGGGCGACGCCTCGAGAGACGGCAAGGATCCCGTCCGCCTGAGGAAAAAGACGGCGAAGACGCCGCAACCGCCACCAGCTTGTCAGTTTCCAGCGGTTTTCGTAGCGAGCCGAAAAGGTTGTCCCGACCCGAAAGAAGACTCGAGTGTCCGTCTTCGCCATGCGTACCGCCGCAAGTGCTTCCTCATCGCTTCTTTTTCCGGAAAGAAGGACATCGGGTCGAGCTTCAGACACGTGGTGGGCAAGGAACTCCGTAAGATTTCTTGAAGACTTTTCGTTGACAATGATCAGACGCACACGGGAAGGAAGTTTATCCAGATAGGGAGCCTCTCCTGAACGTGTCATGAAGTCCACTGTACAGCCGTGTTCGGACAGTCCTCGAGCCAGATGCACGAGCATCTTGTCATTGCCACCGTCTCCGGCCGAAAAGGTCACCAGCGTCATGTGAGGCGGTTTTGTTATGGACTTTGGGCTCATGGACTGGATTCCTTGATGTCTCGAGGTAAGTGCGGAAAAAGAGGGGTTGCCGCGATGATGCCTGCAAGATAGTTCCAGAAGAAACGCCAATCCGGATGTAGGCTTCGAAAATCAAAAATAGCCCAAAGGAAGAGATAGATCAGGGAAGCCAGGGAGAAGAGCCACATGGAGGTGTTCAGCGCCCCTTCTTTCCAGGAACGATGGGCACCCCAGAACAGGGCCCCATACATCCAGAGCCACAACAGACCTCCAACCGCCCCGAAATGATAAAGAATTTCCAATTGCGTGCTGTGCAGGTGATCCCACCATTGCATTTGCCCTTTCCAGTTGGGGGCTTGCAGGGTCTTTCGGCCGCTTTCCTGAATGAATCGCTTGGATGTGGCCGGACCTAAGCCCCACAAAGGGTTTTGGGAAATGCCTTCCAGTGCGAACCGGTAAAGATGGGCTCGGTAACCCGTTGAATCATGTGCCGGCTGCGTGAAATCAAAGGATTTTAGTTGAAACAGGGTGTGGCTTTCCTCTTTCCACCTTTTTTCAAAAAGGTGCCAATTAAACATCGCAATGATCCCAAGGAGGACCCAAAAGACAAGAAGAGCCCTTTTAAGGGGTCGCAGAAAATTTTGAGATGGGACCCTTGTCTTGGACAGAAACAAAATCCCTGTGACAATAAAAGCCGTCACCCCAAAACCTAAAAAGACACCTCGTGATTGTGTGAAAAAAAGCGATTGTCCGAGAAGGACGAGAAGTCCGGCCCAGAGCAAGATCCAGAGACCTTTGTAACGACGAGCCTGAAAGAAAGACGGTGCAAAGCACACCAAGGCCCACAAGAATGACCCTGCGTAAAGGCCAAAGGCTACGATACGCAAGTGAAAACCGGTGCGCATGCCTTGATAGGCGCCTTGCAAAGTATCCAGATCCAACACGCGCAGCATGCCCACCACAAGCCCTGCCAGGCCGACTCCAAGCAGCCGGCGGCATACCTTTTCATCCCCCTGGCACCACCAAGCCACCACCGGAAAGAGCATAAGCCTGGCCCATCCCCAAAATCCTTCCCAATGATAACCGGCCCACTCCGGTCTCTGGAACAGTGCTGCGAGGGTTCTCCAGATGAGGTAACCGAAAAGCGCTGCCCACGGACGAAACAACCATCGAGCGTGATGAAAGCCGTTGGAAGGAGCTTTTAAAAGATAAAGGCCCACGAGGGTCCACAGCGCCACCGTAGCCACGGTGGTGCTCAGCAAGGCGGTGAAAGCAAATAGATAGAGGGCTCCAGCGGCCGCTTTGTCCAACATTTCAGTATGTCTTAGAGATGGAAGTCTCACGAGTGTCATCCGTTTTTTAAACGCGTCATCAGCGCTTCACCCACCGTTTGGGACCTCTTGCAAGCCGGTGGAGTATGTTGGGAATCGCTTTATAACCGATTTTAAGCTCAGGGGGCCGCAGCCTTTCATTAAGGATACTTTCGGAAAAATGTTCCTTCCAGCGTTCGGGATGTTTCGAGCCTACACCAAAGATGTAGACAGAGCTCATCCGATCATCGTTCCATGACACATAAAGCATCGCAAGCCCGTTTTCATGGTAAAGCCGCTTCAGGGACAGAGGAGTAAACCGCCAATAGTCCCCGTATTCGGTATGGTAGGGCTGCAGGAAGGGAACACACACGATGACGATGTCGCGAGACAGCAAACACAGATTTTTGAAAGCCTGCTGGACATGATAAACGTGTTCCAAAGTAGTGTGATTAAACACCACATCAAATCGGCCTATGAGTTCTTGCGGCAGTTCGTTTTCCAAATCTAAAAAGATTTCATTGGGAATATCTTGAAAACCACGGGCTTCGCTTTTCCAGTTGGTCAACCAGTAACTTGCTGCATTGGGAAAATAGTCTCGGTAGTGTCCACCCTCCTTGTCCTCATCTTTCCAGGCACTAACGTTGACGATGTCTCCGTGAAACAGAGACGAGATTTTTTTCAGTTCCTTGTTGGACCAGAGGCGTGGCAGACGAAACCATCGATCGATACCGAAAAGTTTCCTATTCATGAAGTGGCTCCGGATTCTCGAGCAAGAGGGTCTGCTTCAAGATTTGAGCTCGATTTTCCCAACGGTAACGAAAGGCGTCCCTTTTCGCCTGATCGGCCATTTCTTGAGCCCGCTGCGGATGTTCTTGAAGAAACTTAAGGGCGTCCACCCACGCCTTTTCATTGTCAGGGGGCACACAAAGGCCGTTTTCCTGATGGCGTATGATTTCTCGAATGGGTTTGAGGTCGCTGACGATGATAGGCCTTCCGGCCGCCATGGCTTCAAACAGTTTCATAGGGCTGATGGATCCCGCATGGGGAAGATGTTCCTGGTAAGGCATCACCAGAATATCCGCCTGTTCCAGGTAGCGGGGAATCATCTGATGGGGCACAAAAGGAACTATTTGAATGCGATCTGTAAGGGGGCGATCTTCCAGAAGCCCTACCACCGTGACGCGACACGCCCCGTGGAGAGCGAGTTTTTCCAGAATACCGAGTCCGCGATCCCGACTGATGCGTCCCACGTACATGACATGAGGTTCCTTGAGACCGGCCGGATTCCATGGCGCTATGTTTTCAAAAAGAGAAAGATCCGCGCCGCAAGGACAGACGTGAAGGCACATGGCCGACACTCCATATTCCAAAAGACCCTGAGCGGCGGCCTCACTAATGGGAAAGAAACGTCGAATAAGGCCCTTGGCGTGTGCCGCCACGAGTTGACCCAGAACCCCTTGTCGACGTAGGTCGTCTACGTCGTGCACCTCAAAGCTGTGAGGAACACCGTAACGGATCAAGGCTAGACTGAGATCGGCGGATCGTGTGTACACCGCGCAGGAGTGTCGAAGTTTGTCAGCATATTTCCAGAAAAAAGGGGCAAAAGAGACGGGTTTCCACAGAGAACGCAAACCACCGTGGGCATAGACTTCAAGAGAATTGGTGACCCCGAGTTGTGTGAGAATGTCCTGGAGAGAGGCATTTCCTTTCCAGGGCGGTAGGTGCAGTTGCACGTGAACCCCGATACGCACGAGGCCTTCCACGGTTTTCACGGTCTGAATGACGTTGGCTCGAGGCCGGTGCAGGCGAGCTCTGGAAAGATAAACCACTTCAACAGAGGGGTGAAACGGCTTTCGGTCCTCGGACATGCTCATGAAACCTCGAGGATTTCTTCATAGACGGCGAGATTGCCCTGAATCATGATTTCAGGGGAAAAGTGCGCCCTTATGAGGTGTCGTCCCTGAGCACCCATACGGCGAGCTTCGTTAGGAGAATGCAGCATATGAAGAATCGCTGCTTGGAGTTCATGGCCCTTTTCAGGGTTCACAAGAAGCCCGTTAATGCCGTGATGAACCACTTCGGGGACGCCTCCGGCTCTAAAGGCCACGATGGGCACACCGGCAGCGGCTGCTTCCAAAAGGCACACGCCTAAACCTTCCATCAGGGCCGGATGCACCACAAGATCCAGGCACGGAAAGATCCTGTCCATGTCCTTTCGAAACCCTAAAAAATGGACATGCCGGGTCACCTTTTTTTCGATTGCACGTCGACGGAGCGTTTCCAGGAGCGGACCTTGTCCGAAAAAGCAAAAATGCGCATTGGAATAGTGTGCCGTGACGGCAGGAACAACGTCCATGAGCCGAGCATGCCCTTTGCGAGGAATAAGTTGCGCTACGGTGCCGATGAGAAGGCTGTCTTTTGGAAGTCCCAGATCCTGAAGCAGTTTTTCTCGAGGGTATGGGGTGTTAAACCTTTGGGGTTCTATGCAGCTCTTGACGATACGGATTTTTGCCGCCTCGATTCCCTGGTGTTTCAAAATCTCGGCAATAGCCTCAGAAATGGCGATAATGCGTTGGTACGGACGATATTTGATGCGAGCCGGAAGGGGGTTTTCCGGATTATCTACGCGGCGCGTGATGAGAGGCGGTACATGCCGCGCTCGAGCGATCCATCCGCTCCACCAATCGGCCCCTCGTCGGCTGTGAGCGTGCACAAGATGAGGACGCCATCGAGTCACTGCTTGCCACAGGCTCCGAGGAAACCTCGGGTCCATTTCACCGTGCATCTCCACTGGAACCAACCGGGCATACGGGGCCGCGGCCCGGGCTATCGCACTGTTTTTGGGAGCGCATAAAATATTTTCAACGCCTAAAGACGCCAGTCCTCGAAGGAGCAGGAGCACCTGGTAAGCCCCTCCGTAAAGATGACGTCCTGTTTCCACGTGTAACACACGTAACGGCTCTTGGGTCATGGCGAAAGCAGGTTTCCGTGAAAGAGGCTTCATAGGCATAGGAAAAATGCAATGCAAGGCTTTCGCACAGATCTCATCCTTTTGAAGAGTCCAAAACACGATGTGCCGCGGTCAAGACATCGTCTTCACGGATGGCTGCCATGCATGGGAAGGCCTGGCCGCAAGTGGGACGACGGCGGCACGGGGAACATGGCATGCGTTTGTAGAGAACCACGGCGTGATTCGAACCCGTGTGAAGATACGGGCATGTGGCCCCGAAAAGGGCGATTGCGGGGCGGTTCTGAACCATAGCCATGTGGGTGAGACCTGTATCGACGCCGATGGTCAAGGAAGCTCCCGTGACAACAGCAAAGCTTTCCAAAAGGTTGGTTTGGCCACACAGGACATGAACGTGTTCGGAGCTGTGGCTTCGTATGCGCTGCGCCGCATGGCGATCTTGCGAAGCGCCGAGAAGGATCGGTTTTAGAGCGAATTCCTTTTTCAACCTATCAGCCACTCGAGCCCATCGGTCTTCGAGCCAGTGTTTTTGAGGTCTGGTGGTAAAGGGAGCCAGAACAGCGTAGGGGCCATCGATTCCTTCCCTTTGCAGAAGAGCACTCACGCTTTGCATGGTGTTTTCAGCAATGGGAAACGTCCAACCGGGTTGGAGCGGAGCCACGCCAAGGACATCTAAGATGTAGTGGTACTCAGACCCGATCCGTTTGGTGGAAGGACCTTTGTCGATCACATGCGTCATGAGCCCCAGATGGGGTTCCTTGGATCTGAAACCCACACGAAGAGGAGCTCCGGTAAGCCATGCAAGAAAACGGCTTCGAAGGAGTCCCTGAACGTCCAGCACGAGATCCGGCTTTTTGGCGGTGAGGTTTGCTCGGAAAGCTTTGATCTCACGTGCCAGAGCCCCCAAATGTCCTGTTTTGATCAAATGAGTCCATTCTCGTTTCGGCCAACAAATCACCTCGTCCAGATCAGGATGCTGTCTGAGAAGTGGAGCCATGGCCGGTTCTGCCATCCAGTAGAGACGTGCCTGAGGAAAGGTTCTTCGAAGGCGGGGAAGCATGGCAGAAGCCATAATGATATCCCCGATGGCGCTCGGGCGAATCACGACAATACTCTCAGGTTGTCCACAGGAAATTCTCAAGGCAAAAGACCCC harbors:
- a CDS encoding class II fructose-bisphosphate aldolase gives rise to the protein MAWKDYRPENVKKRFPHSIVPLVNGKALLRAAKKHKGMIMATNIRCRLPVEGIIRASMATQAPVMYEIAKSELTYTEFTPASFVDFIVKENERLGNTQVPFAVHGDHITVKKMEDKDSVRDLIAAEMEAGYTSFAIDASHMENEKNLEATTELARPIIEAGLSLEVELGEIGAKSGSAEGFTRPDEAEWFISNLVKNGVHPDLLAINNGSIHGTYFGTAQEGIQLDLTLEIWNAIQPWDVDIAQHGITGTSLEKITSFINYGIRKGNVGTLWQNVSFGFAMNQNGNAITTPEKGYVKRPYRGIPDELWQEMWAWAVETGNVGGNIKNANKVFAAKLNAIPAEYKERITAHAYEEAVRLFEATHSIGLADAVWKELA
- a CDS encoding sulfotransferase family 2 domain-containing protein, yielding MLLSPKYKFLFVHIPKTGGTSIRVALRGYKWRDPYRIPLSLCSRLSALFGHRLACKLPRHAKAIAAKEMLPREFFDSLFKFAFVRNPWDLQVSSFHHIRRERPHLMQGFSTFEDFLKYKLDPDRPYVFHFDVSIERQSDYLVDLDGSLIVDFVGRYERFEQDFHEACQRIGIQTPRLPHKRRAADRRDYRAYYTDETAELVARHFQKDIELFGYHFDDLVKS
- a CDS encoding glycosyltransferase, with amino-acid sequence MKEDTLVSRRPVTLFLNFSGQGGVERMMLHLAEGLQHLYGSVEIVAVKKRSLFLQNKHLTVPLRSLGVRHTFQSLPQLALYLRKTRPIALLAAKDRANQVAVMARALAKTSTRIVLRLGTTISAAIEHKSRLHKAAWAFPIRLLYPKADAVVAVSQGVAQDLLNILGRPLNSLVVIPNPVITPRLGLQANEPLSHSWFDDPSTPVLVGMGRLTTQKDFPTLLRAFQRVRSSRPCRLILLGEGSHRRKLETLAHELGIAQDVFLAGFVTNPYPYLRKASVFVLSSLWEGSPNALTEAMALGAPVVATDCPSGPREILQGGTIAPLVPMGNPDAMAAAILDMLDHPPDKERLRRAVAPYTVENSARMYLKVLLGNDR
- a CDS encoding glycosyltransferase, with translation MKITHAPWRLALFLATSGHSGVDRIMKNFIVELGTRPIAVDLLQVQGHGPFLEKVPENVRLVPLGTRHVQSSLLRLAHYLRTERPDALLCDKDRVNRTALLAASMAGFKGRLVVRIGTTVSKNLEGRGFGHRFLQYWSIRHLYGKAHAVVVPSQGAAKDLCSIASLPPGLVRVLPSPVVTKDLETLGREPVHHPWFASEAYSVILGAGELCERKDFATLIRAFAALPAQNPYRLVILGKGKKREPLEKLAKALGVADRVAFPGFVKNPYAYMARSRVFVLSSTCEGLPVVLMEAMALGIPVASTDCPSGPREILDQGRLGPLVPVKSWEKLAEAITFLMDHPPDSEALKAAVSRYRVSEATNAYLQVLGNEDVPRTDS
- a CDS encoding glycosyltransferase, whose translation is MSPKSITKPPHMTLVTFSAGDGGNDKMLVHLARGLSEHGCTVDFMTRSGEAPYLDKLPSRVRLIIVNEKSSRNLTEFLAHHVSEARPDVLLSGKRSDEEALAAVRMAKTDTRVFFRVGTTFSARYENRWKLTSWWRLRRLRRLFPQADGILAVSRGVAQDVMRLFRVPIEKIHVVPNPVVTPEMLSTPPSVPLHPFYVSPRQVPIVVGMGGLRKAKDFPTLLQAFAIMVHTKPARLIILGQGHLKKKLEALSRSLNIASWTDFPGFVENPYGYLAHADLFVLSSLWEGSPNVLTEALAMGTPVVSTDCPSGPREILQDGRYGRLVPVRDPQAMARAMLEILEKRPDPSFLKEAVTNYTLTASTREHLRAFGFLSTETNRMPDAPSRSPRYQEPNP
- a CDS encoding O-antigen ligase family protein; amino-acid sequence: MRLPSLRHTEMLDKAAAGALYLFAFTALLSTTVATVALWTLVGLYLLKAPSNGFHHARWLFRPWAALFGYLIWRTLAALFQRPEWAGYHWEGFWGWARLMLFPVVAWWCQGDEKVCRRLLGVGLAGLVVGMLRVLDLDTLQGAYQGMRTGFHLRIVAFGLYAGSFLWALVCFAPSFFQARRYKGLWILLWAGLLVLLGQSLFFTQSRGVFLGFGVTAFIVTGILFLSKTRVPSQNFLRPLKRALLVFWVLLGIIAMFNWHLFEKRWKEESHTLFQLKSFDFTQPAHDSTGYRAHLYRFALEGISQNPLWGLGPATSKRFIQESGRKTLQAPNWKGQMQWWDHLHSTQLEILYHFGAVGGLLWLWMYGALFWGAHRSWKEGALNTSMWLFSLASLIYLFLWAIFDFRSLHPDWRFFWNYLAGIIAATPLFPHLPRDIKESSP
- a CDS encoding glycosyltransferase: MSEDRKPFHPSVEVVYLSRARLHRPRANVIQTVKTVEGLVRIGVHVQLHLPPWKGNASLQDILTQLGVTNSLEVYAHGGLRSLWKPVSFAPFFWKYADKLRHSCAVYTRSADLSLALIRYGVPHSFEVHDVDDLRRQGVLGQLVAAHAKGLIRRFFPISEAAAQGLLEYGVSAMCLHVCPCGADLSLFENIAPWNPAGLKEPHVMYVGRISRDRGLGILEKLALHGACRVTVVGLLEDRPLTDRIQIVPFVPHQMIPRYLEQADILVMPYQEHLPHAGSISPMKLFEAMAAGRPIIVSDLKPIREIIRHQENGLCVPPDNEKAWVDALKFLQEHPQRAQEMADQAKRDAFRYRWENRAQILKQTLLLENPEPLHE
- a CDS encoding glycosyltransferase family 4 protein, producing the protein MTQEPLRVLHVETGRHLYGGAYQVLLLLRGLASLGVENILCAPKNSAIARAAAPYARLVPVEMHGEMDPRFPRSLWQAVTRWRPHLVHAHSRRGADWWSGWIARARHVPPLITRRVDNPENPLPARIKYRPYQRIIAISEAIAEILKHQGIEAAKIRIVKSCIEPQRFNTPYPREKLLQDLGLPKDSLLIGTVAQLIPRKGHARLMDVVPAVTAHYSNAHFCFFGQGPLLETLRRRAIEKKVTRHVHFLGFRKDMDRIFPCLDLVVHPALMEGLGVCLLEAAAAGVPIVAFRAGGVPEVVHHGINGLLVNPEKGHELQAAILHMLHSPNEARRMGAQGRHLIRAHFSPEIMIQGNLAVYEEILEVS
- a CDS encoding glycosyltransferase family 9 protein, which gives rise to MIRPSAIGDIIMASAMLPRLRRTFPQARLYWMAEPAMAPLLRQHPDLDEVICWPKREWTHLIKTGHLGALAREIKAFRANLTAKKPDLVLDVQGLLRSRFLAWLTGAPLRVGFRSKEPHLGLMTHVIDKGPSTKRIGSEYHYILDVLGVAPLQPGWTFPIAENTMQSVSALLQREGIDGPYAVLAPFTTRPQKHWLEDRWARVADRLKKEFALKPILLGASQDRHAAQRIRSHSSEHVHVLCGQTNLLESFAVVTGASLTIGVDTGLTHMAMVQNRPAIALFGATCPYLHTGSNHAVVLYKRMPCSPCRRRPTCGQAFPCMAAIREDDVLTAAHRVLDSSKG